Below is a window of Micromonospora chersina DNA.
CCGCGCAGCCAGATCTCGCCGATCCGGCCGGCCGGCAGCTCCCGGCGCGTGCGCGGGTCGACGATGCGGGCGGTGAACGGCCCCGGCCGGCCCACCCCGACCATCGGCTTGCCGCCCGCGTCGACCGGGTGCAGGGCGGGCTCCCCGGCCGACTCCAGCCGGGCCCGGTCGACCTGGCGCACGGTGGGCGGCTCACCGGCCAGCTTGGTGCTCACGTAGATCGTGCACTCGGCCATCCCGTACGCGGGGGCCACCGCGTGCGGGGGCAGCCCGATCCGGGCGAACCGCTCGGTGAACGCGGTCATCGTGGGCCCGTGGATCGGCTCCGAGCCGTTCCAGGCGTACCGCAGCGCCGACAGGTCCAGCCCGTCGAGCTGGTCGTCGCGGACCAGCCGCAGGCACAGGTCGTACGCGAAGTTCGGCGCGGCCGTGACGGTGATCCGGTGCCGGGAGAGCAGCCGGAACCACTCCACCGGCCGCCGGACGAACTGCGCCGGCGGCATGAGGACCACCGGGGCGCCGATCAGCAACCCCACGGTGAGCTGGGCGAAGAGGCCCATGTCGTGGTGCAGCGGCAGCCAGCCGCCGAAGCGGTCGTCCGGACCGAGGCGGTCGTGCCGGGCCAGCGCGGCGAGGTTGTCCAGCACCGCGCCGTGGGTCAGCACCACGCCCTTGGGCGAGCCGGTCGAGCCGGAGCTGTACTGGAGCACGGCGACGGTGTCCCGGTCCGGCCGGCGGTCGGCGGGCACCGGCCCCGTCGCGGAGCCGGCGTCGCCCACCGCCTCGACCGGCAGCGCGTCCAGGCCGTGCCCGGCCAGCTGCGCGGTGACCGCGGCCCGGTCCTGCCCGGTGGTCACCACGAGACCCGGTGCGCAGTCGGTGGCGATGGCCGCCACCCGCTCGGTGGCGGTCGCCGAGCCGCCGGGCACCGGGGCCGGTACGGCCACCAGCCCGGCGCGCAGGCAGGCCAGGTAGAGCTCGGCGAACTCGGTGCCGGTCGGCAGGGCGATCACCACCCGGGCGCCGGCGGCCAGCCGCCCGGCCAGCGCCGACGCGCGCCGGTCGACCCGGCGGGCCAGCTCCCGGTAGGTCAGCCGCTGCTCCTCGTCCGGCCCGTGGGCCACGGTGAGCGCGGTCCGGTCGGGCCGGGCCACGACGTGGGCGGCGAACGCCTCGCCGAGGCTCCGGTACCCGTCGAGGTCGATCGTCATGACGTGCCCCCTCAGGTCGTGGCGCCGGCCCGACGCCGGCTCGCGGGCGGCGGCGCGGCGGCACCGCGGTCAGTGCTGCGACTGCTTCTCCATCGCCTCGATCAGGCTCTTCGGCCGCATGTCGGTCCAGGACTTCTCGATGTAGTCGAGGCAGTCCTGCCGGCCGGCCTCGCCGAAGACCGTCTTCCAGCCGTCGGGGACGTCGGCGAAGACGGGCCAGAGCGAGTGCTGGCCCTCGTCGTTGACCAGGACCAGGTAGGTGGCGTCGGGGTCTTCAAACGGATTCGGCACGGCGTCGCCCTCCATCGAACGAATCGGGTCACGGTGGTGGCGGGTGGTCGCCGAACGCCGCCGCGCGGGGCCGCCGGCGGCGTGGCCACGGCCCACCCCTCGGGTGGCCACGGCTCCACCGCGAGCACTATGGACCAGCTCCGCGTGACCGAACAAGAGCGCCCGGTGGCCGCCCGGGGGGTGTACAACTGCGTCGCCGGGACGGTTGGACAGCGGGCGCCGGAGCGCGTTGACGCCTCCTCCGGCCGGCTGGAACGCTGACGCCGCCGGCCCGACGCCCCGTACCGCCGTCGCGCCGCTCGCCGTCGCCGGCGTCACCGGGACTCCCCGGCGCCGGCCGGAGCCGGGCGCCGTCCCGCCCGCGACCGGCGCGCGCGGCCGGATCCCCCGGCACCCGGCCCCCGAGGAGCGCTGCCACCATGCCCAGCACCGTCGCCCCGATCAGCGCCGACCAGGTCCTGCTCCTGCTGCTGCAACTGGGCGTGCTGCTCCTGCTCGCGCTGCTGCTCGGCCGGCTCGCCGTGCGGCTGCGCCTGCCGGCCATCGTCGGCGAGCTGTCCGCCGGCGTCCTGCTCGGCCCGTCGGTCCTGGAACCGCTGGCGCCCGGCGTCTCCGACTGGCTGCTGCCCCGCGACACCGCCCAGTTCCACCTGCTCGACGCCGTCGGCATGGTCGGCGTGCTGCTGCTCGTCGGGATCATCGGCACCGAGCTGGACTGGCGGATGGTCCGCCGGCAGGGGGCCACCGCCGCCCGGATCAGCCTGGCCGGTTTCCTGCTGCCGCTGCTGCTCGGCACCGCCGTCGGCCTGGTGCTGCCGGCGTCCTTCGTGGCCGGCGCCGGTGACCGCGCGGTCTTCGCGCTGTTCCTGGGTGTCGCGCTCTGCGTGACGGCCATCCCGGTGATCGCCAAGACCCTGCTCGACATGAACCTCATGCACCGCAACGTCGGGCAGCTCACGCTGGCCTCGGGGGCCATCGACGACGTGCTCGGCTGGCTGATGCTCTCGGTCGTCGCGGCGATGGCCACCACCGGCGTGCGCGCCGGCCAGGTGGCGCTGTCGGTGCTGCACCTGGTGGTGATCCTGCTGGTCGCCGTGGTGGTGGGCCGGCCGGTGGTGCGGTGGACGTTCCGGGCCACGACCCGGTCGGCGGAGACCGGCCCGACGCTCACCGCGGCGGCGGCGATCGTCTTCCTCGGCGCGGCCGGCACCCACGCGCTGGGCATGGAGCCGGTCTTCGGCGCCTTCCTCTGCGGCATCCTCATCAACGTCTGCGGCGGGCTGGAGCCGGCCCGGCTGGCGCCGCTGCGGACCATGGTGCTCGCCGTCTTCGCGCCGCTCTTCTTCGCCACGGCCGGGCTGCGGATGGACCTCACCGGCCTGGCCGACCCGCCGGTGCTCCTCGCCGCGCTCGCGGTGCTCGCCGTCGCCGTGGCCAGCAAGTTCGCCGGCACGTTCGTCGCCGCGCTGGGCAGCCGGCTCAACCGGTGGGAGGCGCTCGCCATCGGCGCGGGGATGAACTCCCGGGGCGTGGTCCAGATGATCATCGCGATGGTCGGGCTGCGGCTGGGCGTGCTGAACACCCAGTCGTACACGGTGGTCATGCTGGTCGCCATCGTCACCTCGCTGATGGCGCCGCCGGTGCTGCGCGCCGCCATGCGGCGGGTGGAGACCACCGCCGAGGAGCAGCTGCGGCAGGCCGCGCGGGCCGTGCCGGCGCCGGAGCTGCGGTCGGCGCCGCCCCGGTGACCGGCGGCCTCCGCGCCGGTCCGGCCACCGGGACGGTACGCGGTCAGAGCGGCCCGCGGCCGGCCCGCAGCACGAGCAGCGCCAGCTGGGTGCCCTCGTCACCGATGCCGTCGCGGAACCGGGCCAGGATCTCCTGCTCGCGGGAGAGGACCAGGCGGGTGCCGCCCGAGGCGAGCCGCATCCGGCCGATCTGCCGGGAGAGCCCGGCGCGCTCCTGCCACAGTCCGATGATCGTCGCGTCGATCTCGTCGATGCGCCGTCGCATCGACGAGATCTCGGGGGGGCCGGCCGTCGGCCGGTCGCGTCGGCGTGCCCGTCGTCTCGTCCACCAGCGACCTCCTCGTGCGGTGTCGGGGCCGGTGCCGATGCTGACCGTCCACGCCCGATCCGGGAAGCCGGTCGCCGTTCGACTGCGTCGCGGCGTCAGTCGTACGCGTGCCGGCGCGCTGCCCAATCGGGACGCCAGCCCCTACAGTGCTTCCGGCATGCATCCCGACCGATCCCTGGAGGGAGCGCCGTGGCCGACGCCGCAACCGTGACGCGCGCCCAACCGGCGCCGGAACGCGCCGTCGACACACCGACCAGGGCGTCCCGGCTGCGCTTCTGGCGGTCGCCGGGCGACCAGCCGCGCTGGGCCCGCCCGGCGCTGCTCGCCGTCGCCGCGCTCGCCGCCGTCGTCTACGGCTGGCAGGTCCGCCACGCCGGGTACGCCGAGTACTACGCGGTCGCCGTGCGCAGCATGTCGGTGAGCTGGCGGGCGTTCCTGTTCGGCGCGTTCGACCCGGGCGCCACGGTGACCGTCGACAAGCTGGCCGGGGCCTTCCTGCCGCAGGCGCTCGCCGCCCGCGTGTTCGGCTTCCACCCGTGGTCGCTGGCGCTGCCCCAGGTGGTCGAGGGCGTGGTGTCGGTGCTCGTGCTGTACCGCCTGGTCCGCCGCTGGTGCGGCGCGCCGGCCGGGCTGCTCGCCGCCGCGATGTTCGCCCTCACCCCGATCGTCGCGTCGATGTTCGGGCACCCGATGGAGGACGCCGCGCTGACCATGTGCCTGGTGCTGGCGGCCGACGCGTTCGTCGCCGCGCTGGCCGGGGCGCGCACGGGCCGGCTGGCGCTCGCCGGGGTCTGGGTCGGTCTCGGCTTCCAGGCGAAGATGCTCCAGTCCTGGCTGGTGCTGCCCGCGTTCGCGCTGACCTGGCTGGCCTTCGCCCCGGCGTCCCGGCGGCGCCGGCTCGGGCAGGTGGCGCTGGCCGGCGCGGCCACCGTGGCGGTGTCGCTGGCCTGGGTGCTGCTGCTGACCGTCGTGCCCGCCGGCGACCGGCCGTACGTGGACGGCACCACGAACGACAGCGCGGTCGCCATGGTCTTCGGCTACAACGGCCTGGACCGGTTCGGCGCACACGTGCCGGGCACTGTCGAATCCGGGTTCACCACCCCGGACCCGGCCGGCCCCGCCGACGCGGCCGCGTCGCCCGCCGGGTCCTGGCACAAGCTGGCCGACCCCGGGTACGCCACCCAGATCGGCTGGCTCTACCCGCTGGCGCTGGCCGGTCTCGTGGTGGGGCTGTTGCGGCACCGCCGCGCCGGCCGGGCCGATCCGGTCCGGGCCGGGTTCGTGCTCTGGGGCGGCTGGCTGGCCACGGCCGTGGTGGTGTTCAGCGGGATGACGCTGACCCACCGGGCGTACCTGGCCACGCTGGCCCCACCGCTTGCCGCGCTCGCCGCCGCCGGCGTCGTGCTGTCCTGGCGCGCGCTGCGGGACCGGTGGGCGACCTGGCTGCTCCCCGCGGTGCTGCTCGTCCAGCTCGTGTGGACGGCCCACCTGGCCGGCCGGTACGCCGGGTTCCTGCCCTGGCTGACCTGGCCGGCGCTGGCCACCGCCGCGGCGGCCACCGTGGCGCTGGTCGTCGTGGGCCGGCGGCCGCTTCGGGACCCCGGAGCGCCGGCCGTGGCGGGCCGGCGGACGGAGCGGTCGTGGCGGGCCGTGGCCGCGCTGGGCGTGGCGGCCGTGCTCGCCGTGCCGGCCGCCTGGGGGCTGTCCGTCCTCGACCGCCGCTACGCCGGCACCGCCTTCGACGCCGGCGCCGGCCCGAGCGGCCCGGTCGGCCTGGCCCTGGACGCCGACACCACCGACACCCTCACCGCGCCGCGGCGGCGCCTCGACGACTACCTGCTCGCGCACCGCGGCGGGGCGCGCTACGTCGCGGCCACCTCGTCCTGGCGGACGGCCTCGCAGTTCGTGCTCCCCACCGGGCAGCCGTTCCTGCCGCTGGGCGGGTACAGCGGCCTCGTGCCCCAGCCGACGGTCGCCGAGCTGCGCGCGCTGATCGACGCGGGGGAGTTGCGGTTCGTCCTGCTCGGCGGGATCGGTGGCCTCGGCACCACCGATTCCGAGCTGTCCCGGATCATGACGTGGGTGCTGTCCTCCTGCCGGGAGGTGCCGGCCGCCGAGCACGGCGGCGGCGACGAACTGCTGGTCTACCGCTGCGGGCCGGGCTCGTGACGGGCCACCAGGGGAGGCCGGTCGCGGCGTCCCCGCCGGGAGGAGAGCCGATGACGTCCCTGCTGACCCTGCACGACTACGCCGCCGAGGCGTCCCGGCGGCTGTCCCCGCCGGTGTGGGACTTCATCGAAGGCGGCCAGGGCGACGAGCGGAGCCTGCGGGCCAACCGGGAGGCCTTCGAACGGGCCACAGTGGTGCCCCGGGTGCTCACGGGGACGGCCGAGCCGGAGACCGGCACCCGGATCCTCGGCGCGGACTGGGCCGTGCCGTTCGCCATCGCCCCCACCGCGTTCCACGCCATGGTCCACCCGGACGGCGAGCGGGCCACCGCCCGCGGCGCCGCCGCCCTGCCGGTGCCGTACGTGGTGAGCACCATGGCCTCCGTGCCGTTCGCGGACATCGCGGCGGTCGCCGGGGGGCCGCTCTGGTTGCAGCTGTACGCCTTCGCCGACCGTGGCGTCACCCGGCACGTGATCGGGCAGGCCGAGGCGGCCGGCATGGGCGCGCTGATGCTGACCGTGGACGCCCCGCGGCTGGCCCGCCGCCTGCGCGACCTGCGCCGCGACTTCCGGCTGCCGCCGGGCATCCGGGCGGTCAACCTGCCCGACGCCGACCTCGTCTCGCCCGGCGAGCACAGCCGGCGGGCGTTCGCCCCGGCGCTGGACTGGGGCGAGCTGGCCTGGCTGCGCTCGGTGACGGAGCTGCCGTTGCTGGTCAAGGGGGTGGCGGCGGCCGAGGACGCGGCCCTGGCGGTGGCCCACGGTGTCGACGGGATCGTGGTGTCCAACCACGGCGGTCGCCAGTTCAGCGCGGCCCCGGCGACGCTCGACCTGCTGCCGGCGGTCGTCGACCGGGTGGCCGGCGCGGTGCCGGTCCTGCTCGACGGCGGGATCCGTGGCGGCTCGGACGTGCTCGTCGCGCTCGACCGGGGCGCGGACGCCGTGCTGGTCGGCCGCCCGGTGCTGCACGGCCTGGCCGTGGGCGGGGCGGGCGGCGTACGCGGGGTGCTCGACCTGCTGGCCGAGGAGTTGAGCGAGGCGATGCTGATGGCCGGCCGCCCGCGGGTCCGGCCCGCCCCCGCCCGGTCCCCGGTGCCGTCGCCGGCCTGAGCCGACGGCGGGGGGCCGGGCGGGGAGCGGCGGGTCAGCGCAGGGCGGCCACGGCGGCGTCGGCGCCTCCGCGCCAGAGCACCCCGACCTCGGCGTAGCCGGCCGCGCGCAGGGCGTCGAGGTGCCAGGCCGCCGGCGGGGTCCACTCGGGGCTGTGCCCGGTCGGGTAGATCTGCTGCCGCTTCTCCA
It encodes the following:
- a CDS encoding alpha-hydroxy acid oxidase, with the protein product MTSLLTLHDYAAEASRRLSPPVWDFIEGGQGDERSLRANREAFERATVVPRVLTGTAEPETGTRILGADWAVPFAIAPTAFHAMVHPDGERATARGAAALPVPYVVSTMASVPFADIAAVAGGPLWLQLYAFADRGVTRHVIGQAEAAGMGALMLTVDAPRLARRLRDLRRDFRLPPGIRAVNLPDADLVSPGEHSRRAFAPALDWGELAWLRSVTELPLLVKGVAAAEDAALAVAHGVDGIVVSNHGGRQFSAAPATLDLLPAVVDRVAGAVPVLLDGGIRGGSDVLVALDRGADAVLVGRPVLHGLAVGGAGGVRGVLDLLAEELSEAMLMAGRPRVRPAPARSPVPSPA
- a CDS encoding MbtH family protein — translated: MPNPFEDPDATYLVLVNDEGQHSLWPVFADVPDGWKTVFGEAGRQDCLDYIEKSWTDMRPKSLIEAMEKQSQH
- a CDS encoding cation:proton antiporter; translation: MPSTVAPISADQVLLLLLQLGVLLLLALLLGRLAVRLRLPAIVGELSAGVLLGPSVLEPLAPGVSDWLLPRDTAQFHLLDAVGMVGVLLLVGIIGTELDWRMVRRQGATAARISLAGFLLPLLLGTAVGLVLPASFVAGAGDRAVFALFLGVALCVTAIPVIAKTLLDMNLMHRNVGQLTLASGAIDDVLGWLMLSVVAAMATTGVRAGQVALSVLHLVVILLVAVVVGRPVVRWTFRATTRSAETGPTLTAAAAIVFLGAAGTHALGMEPVFGAFLCGILINVCGGLEPARLAPLRTMVLAVFAPLFFATAGLRMDLTGLADPPVLLAALAVLAVAVASKFAGTFVAALGSRLNRWEALAIGAGMNSRGVVQMIIAMVGLRLGVLNTQSYTVVMLVAIVTSLMAPPVLRAAMRRVETTAEEQLRQAARAVPAPELRSAPPR
- a CDS encoding chorismate mutase, coding for MTPRRSRTATGFPDRAWTVSIGTGPDTARGGRWWTRRRARRRDRPTAGPPEISSMRRRIDEIDATIIGLWQERAGLSRQIGRMRLASGGTRLVLSREQEILARFRDGIGDEGTQLALLVLRAGRGPL
- a CDS encoding fatty acyl-AMP ligase, with the protein product MTIDLDGYRSLGEAFAAHVVARPDRTALTVAHGPDEEQRLTYRELARRVDRRASALAGRLAAGARVVIALPTGTEFAELYLACLRAGLVAVPAPVPGGSATATERVAAIATDCAPGLVVTTGQDRAAVTAQLAGHGLDALPVEAVGDAGSATGPVPADRRPDRDTVAVLQYSSGSTGSPKGVVLTHGAVLDNLAALARHDRLGPDDRFGGWLPLHHDMGLFAQLTVGLLIGAPVVLMPPAQFVRRPVEWFRLLSRHRITVTAAPNFAYDLCLRLVRDDQLDGLDLSALRYAWNGSEPIHGPTMTAFTERFARIGLPPHAVAPAYGMAECTIYVSTKLAGEPPTVRQVDRARLESAGEPALHPVDAGGKPMVGVGRPGPFTARIVDPRTRRELPAGRIGEIWLRGPGIGRGYWGRPEATSATFAARLADGGDGDWLRTGDLGALLDGELFITGRLKELLIVHGRNVAPQDVEQEARAAHHALGGQLGAAFGVAAPDERIVLVHEVDPRTPPADLPGVASAVTRRLTVSFGVPVRNVVLVRRGTVRRTTSGKIKRMAMRERFLAGNLTALHAELEPALRDELPAGA
- a CDS encoding ArnT family glycosyltransferase, which gives rise to MADAATVTRAQPAPERAVDTPTRASRLRFWRSPGDQPRWARPALLAVAALAAVVYGWQVRHAGYAEYYAVAVRSMSVSWRAFLFGAFDPGATVTVDKLAGAFLPQALAARVFGFHPWSLALPQVVEGVVSVLVLYRLVRRWCGAPAGLLAAAMFALTPIVASMFGHPMEDAALTMCLVLAADAFVAALAGARTGRLALAGVWVGLGFQAKMLQSWLVLPAFALTWLAFAPASRRRRLGQVALAGAATVAVSLAWVLLLTVVPAGDRPYVDGTTNDSAVAMVFGYNGLDRFGAHVPGTVESGFTTPDPAGPADAAASPAGSWHKLADPGYATQIGWLYPLALAGLVVGLLRHRRAGRADPVRAGFVLWGGWLATAVVVFSGMTLTHRAYLATLAPPLAALAAAGVVLSWRALRDRWATWLLPAVLLVQLVWTAHLAGRYAGFLPWLTWPALATAAAATVALVVVGRRPLRDPGAPAVAGRRTERSWRAVAALGVAAVLAVPAAWGLSVLDRRYAGTAFDAGAGPSGPVGLALDADTTDTLTAPRRRLDDYLLAHRGGARYVAATSSWRTASQFVLPTGQPFLPLGGYSGLVPQPTVAELRALIDAGELRFVLLGGIGGLGTTDSELSRIMTWVLSSCREVPAAEHGGGDELLVYRCGPGS